In the genome of Raphanus sativus cultivar WK10039 chromosome 4, ASM80110v3, whole genome shotgun sequence, one region contains:
- the LOC108855333 gene encoding protein phosphatase 2C 57 — translation MALLRPHLHRFHSNTLHQSAPHTKPISDAGGGGLVVYPTYGRRRRHHRCSAIAIDAPSSLAGVTPIRWGYTSVQGFRDEMEDDIVIRSEAIDSFSFAAVFDGHAGSSSVKFLREELYKECVGALQVGSLLSGGDFGAIKGALVQAFESVDQSLLKWLETKGEEDESGSTATVMLIRNDVSYFAHIGDSCAVLSRSGQIEELTDSHRPYGSTKAAVQEMKRIKDSGGWIVNGRICGDIAVSRAFGDIRFKTKKHEMLKKGVDEGRWSEKFVSRIEFKGDMVVATPDIYQVPLTSDVEFIILASDGLWDYMKSKDVVSFVREQLREHGNVQLACEALAQVALDRRSEDNISIIIADLGRTEWKKLPVQRQNMVVELVQAAATVGIVTVGIWMTSLLS, via the exons ATGGCGCTTCTTAGGCCTCACCTTCATCGCTTTCACTCCAACACTCTCCACCAATCAGCCCCTCATACTAAACCAATCTCCGACGCCGGCGGCGGTGGACTTGTCGTCTATCCCACTTAcggtcgtcgtcgtcgtcaccACCGTTGCTCCGCGATTGCGATCGACGCTCCGTCGTCTCTCGCGGGCGTGACGCCTATCCGGTGGGGGTACACGAGCGTTCAAGGGTTCAGGGATGAGATGGAGGACGACATCGTCATCCGTTCGGAAGCTATAGATAGCTTCTCCTTCGCAGCCGTTTTCGACGGCCACGCTGGATCGTCCTCTGTTAAATTCCTCAG GGAAGAGCTGTACAAGGAGTGTGTTGGAGCATTACAAGTTGGATCGTTGTTGAGTGGAGGCGATTTTGGTGCGATCAAGGGAGCTTTGGTCCAGGCTTTTGAGAGCGTGGATCAGAGTTTGCTCAAATG GCTAGAGACAAAGGGTGAAGAAGATGAATCGGGTTCAACGGCTACTGTGATGCTTATCAGAAATGATGTTTCCTACTTTGCACATATTGGTGATTCTTGCGCT GTCTTATCTCGGTCTGGACAAATAGAGGAGTTGACTGATTCTCATCGTCCATATGGAAGTACTAAGGCAGCTGTTCAGGAAATGAAAAGAATCAAAGATTCTGGTGGATGG ATTGTCAATGGAAGAATTTGTGGAGACATAGCTGTATCCCGTGCTTTCGGTGACATCCGGTTCAAGACAAAGAAGCATGA GATGTTGAAGAAGGGTGTCGATGAAGGAAGATGGTCCGAGAAGTTTGTGTCCAG AATCGAGTTTAAAGGGGACATGGTTGTCGCAACACCGGATATATACCAAGTACCTCTTACATCGGATGTGGAGTTCATTATTTTAGCTTCTGATGGATTGTGGGACTACATGAAGAG CAAAGATGTAGTTAGTTTCGTAAGGGAACAGCTCCGAGAACATGGAAATGTCCAG CTTGCTTGTGAAGCTCTTGCGCAAGTTGCTTTg GATCGGAGATCAGAGGACAACATCAGCATCATCATCGCTGATCTAGG AAGAACAGAGTGGAAGAAGCTCCCAGTGCAGCGACAAAACATGGTGGTTGAACTGGTTCAGGCGGCAGCCACTGTGGGTATAGTTACCGTTGGCATATGGATGACTTCTCTTCTCTCTTAG
- the LOC108851994 gene encoding uncharacterized protein At4g00950 has protein sequence MECESDDQERFCATPKLSLFSIPLNRASSETPGLATPPVNIAGSVPFIWEEAPGKPRVSDEDKPPAFKQNAVRCLELPPRLVLQAAVNEPSPTTVLDGPYVVPRRSLSLTRRSEKDTECRFDFSRSTNGRCCDGGDTTVNISRVKRKGSLLNLSHSKSQFLARVYRGFKQVIPWRRRQDNLPRMSSSNV, from the exons aTGGAATGTGAAAGCGATGATCAAGAACGGTTCTGTGCGACTCCTAAGCTGTCTCTCTTCTCGATTCCGTTAAACAGAGCATCTTCCGAGACTCCTGGCCTAGCGACGCCGCCTGTGAACATCGCCGGATCGGTCCCGTTTATATGGGAAGAAGCTCCGGGAAAGCCACGCGTTTCGGATGAGGACAAACCGCCGGCTTTCAAGCAGAACGCCGTGCGGTGCCTTGAGCTTCCGCCGAGACTAGTTTTGCAAGCCGCCGTGAATGAGCCATCTCCGACCACAGTTCTTGATGGTCCTTACGTTGTACCACGTCGGTCTCTGTCGTTGACAAGGAGAAGCGAGAAAGACACTGAGTGTAGATTTGACTTTTCACGTTCCACGAACGGTCGCTGCTGCGACGGCGGCGACACAACGGTGAATATCAGcagagtcaaaagaaaaggaagtCTTTTAAACCTTTCTCATTCCAAATCGCAGTTCTTG GCAAGGGTTTACAGAGGGTTTAAGCAAGTAATTCCATGGAGACGTAGGCAAGATAATCTTCCAAGGATGAGTTCTTCCAATGTCTAA
- the LOC108855334 gene encoding flavone 3'-O-methyltransferase 1, with amino-acid sequence MMGSSAEIPITPAIISDEEANLFAMQLATATVLPMVLTSALELNLLEIISKNADLPGGQLSSAEITSYLPTKNPDAPVMVDRILRLLASYSILTCSVRKLLDGGGVERLYGLAPVCKYLTKNEDGVSLAALCLLNRDRVTTESWYHLKDAVLEGGIPFERAFGMDPFEYQGTDPRFNNVFNTAMSNHTTIVMTKILETYKGFEGLSSLVDVGGGIGVTLRMILSKHPHIKGILYDLPHVIEEAVSYPGIEHVGGDMFVNVPKADAIFMKWICHDWSDQHCLKLLKNCYEALPDNGKVIVAEFILPVVPDSSLMTKEVVHMDCLMLAHNPGGKERTEKEFEALAKDSGFQGFQVVCRAHGTHIMEFLKKI; translated from the exons ATGATGGGATCTTCGGCTGAAATACCGATCACTCCGGCGATAATCTCCGACGAAGAGGCTAATCTCTTTGCTATGCAGCTCGCTACTGCCACCGTGCTTCCGATGGTTCTGACATCGGCCTTAGAGCTCAACCTGCTCGAGATCATATCCAAGAATGCTGATCTCCCTGGGGGCCAACTCTCCTCTGCTGAGATAACTTCCTATCTCCCGACCAAGAACCCTGATGCTCCAGTCATGGTCGACCGGATCCTCAGGTTGCTTGCGTCTTACTCCATCTTGACCTGCTCTGTCCGTAAGCTTCTTGACGGCGGCGGCGTGGAGCGTCTTTACGGACTTGCACCGGTTTGCAAGTACTTGACAAAGAACGAAGATGGAGTTTCACTCGCTGCACTCTGTCTTTTGAACAGAGACAGGGTCACAACGGAGAGCTG GTACCATTTGAAAGATGCAGTTCTTGAAGGTGGGATTCCATTCGAGAGAGCATTTGGTATGGATCCTTTTGAGTACCAAGGGACTGACCCGAGATTCAACAATGTGTTCAACACTGCAATGTCTAACCACACCACCATCGTCATGACCAAGATTCTGGAGACCTACAAAGGCTTTGAGGGGTTGTCTTCCTTGGTAGATGTTGGTGGTGGCATCGGAGTCACTCTCCGTATGATTCTCTCCAAGCACCCACACATCAAAGGCATCCTCTATGATCTACCTCATGTCATTGAGGAAGCTGTTTCCTATCCTG GTATTGAACACGTTGGAGGAGATATGTTTGTGAATGTTCCTAAAGCAGATGCCATCTTCATGAAG TGGATATGTCATGATTGGAGCGACCAACACTGCTTGAAACTTCTCAAGAACTGCTATGAAGCGCTCCCGGACAACGGGAAAGTGATAGTGGCGGAATTCATACTTCCAGTGGTGCCAGACTCCAGCCTCATGACAAAGGAAGTTGTCCACATGGACTGCCTCATGCTGGCTCACAACCCTGGAGGCAAAGAAAGGACAGAGAAGGAGTTTGAGGCCTTGGCCAAAGATTCCGGTTTTCAGGGCTTCCAAGTTGTCTGCAGAGCCCATGGTACTCACATCATGGAGTTCCTCAAGAAGATATGA